The segment acgaggGGGTTCTGAAaatttcttggctttgggtaaaagaaaatacaggaggatcagttaattatgattttattcaacatattctcctcttagATTCATACAATTATCGAGGCGGTCCTtcatttttctaagccctgtaaaagaagggGAGCAGGACACCCATCAACCTCCACTACTGATGGGACGATTCAGCAAGCTCGAGAGATAATAAGGGTGAACCGGTGAGTTATCATCGATGAGGTAACTCATTCTCTGCTGATTAATCATGGTTCTACCTATCAAATCATTCACGATGAACTCAGCCTCCATAAAGTCTATGCAAGATAGGTGCCAAGAGAATTTATTGCAGAGCACAAACGCAAACATATTGAGTTCTGCTAACGTTTACTTGATGAAGGCGAGGAATTTTTGAGCAGCCTAATCACAAgagatgaaacctgggtccatcttTATGTAGCAGAATCCAAAATAAAGTTTATGAAGTGGAAACATTCTGGCTCGCCATCGACGAAGAAAATCAAGACTCAGTCTTCCGCGGGAAAggtggccaacaaactgaagccagcaattcgTACCAAACACCGAAGCCTATTGttgaagaaagttttgttgttgcatgaaaATGCACGCCCACGCACTGCTGCGCAGACCGTTGAAACTGCTAACCATCTAGGCTTTGAGGCGCTGGAACACCCTGTCTCAAGCCCAGATCTCGGCCCTTCCAACTATCATAGATTTGGATCGCTCAATGATGGTTTTCGAGGTCATCGATTTCCTACAGATAATGATGCCAAGGAAGcggtgcataaatggttgcacgaCCAACCGAAAACCTTCTTCTTGGAGGGAAAACGTGAGCTTGTGGACCGCTGGACCAAGTGCATCGAAAAGGAAGGAGACCATATAGAAAGATGACGAACGTTTGTCTCGTCTTTGtctaaatacattgaaaaacaagactctttttactcttttacttgtttcagtcatttgactgcggccatgctggagcaccgcctttaggcgagcaaatcgaccccgggactaattctttgtaagcccagtacttattatatcggtctcttttgccgaaccgctaagtgacggggacgtaaacacaccagcatcggttgtcaagcaatgctaggggaacaaacacagacacacaaacacacacacatatatatatatatatacatatatacgacaggcttctttcagtttccgtctaccaaatccactcacaaggctttggtcggcccggggctatagcagaagacacttgcccaagatgccacgcagtaggactgaacccggaaccatgtggttggttagcaagctacttaccacactgccactcctgcgcctataaattttGACTCTCATtcgttcataaatatatatatgagagtcaaGACtaatgaaaaggttgcaagacgcaacgaaaattttaggaaaataaaaataagacataaGTGGAAATTTAGTGGTGagcgtgttacattataaggcacaaaaagaaaatgactctccccagacactacagaatatgcttcaaaacacgaactcatataaagtatcttgcaaatcaaattcaaaaaccaaatatatatttatatatatatatgtgtgtgtgtgtgtgtgtgtatctatgtatatatatgtatgtatatatatatatttatatatatatatatatatacacatatatatatatataaatatatatatatacatacatacatacatatgtacatatatatacatatatgtatatatgtatatataaatatatatacatacatatatatatatatagatatatatatatattatatttgtgtgtgtgtatgtgtgtgtgcgtgtgtatatatacagaatgataggtagataaatagacatactgacagagagacagacagacatagagacatacagacagataggtaatagatagatagatagatagatagatagatagatagatagatagatagatagatagatagctagatagatagaaatacatatatacatatataattgcatatatatggtGAGGTATATATGGTGAGGTATAtagtgaggaagagagacagatagagagagagagagacagatagagagagagcctgatagagagagagacagagacaggggtCGAGTGTACTGTACTCTTACACTGAAGGAATGTTTGAGTGACCGGTATTGATTGTTACGTGATCCAAACTTTGAACGCCATGAAGATTGTTGTTTTTGACCTTTCCTTATATAGGTCCcttacataaaaaaacacccatatatatgcctgtgtgtgtgtgtatctgtgtctatgtctgtgcgggtgtgtgtgtgttggttgtgttCGCGTATATTcgcaagtatatacacacatattcacacgtacatgcatacacacccacacacacacgtataatatacatatttttttatttatttatttatttagtttcagctcacaagctgtggccatgctggggcaccgccatatatatatatatatatacacatatatatatatataaatatatatatatacatacatacatacatatgtacatatatatacatatatgtatatatgtatatataaatatatatatatacatacatatatatatatatatagatatatatatatatttgtgtgtgtgtgtatgtgtgtgtgcgtgtgtatatatacagaatgataggtagataaatagacatactgacagagagacagacagacatagagacatacagacagataggtaaatagatagatagatagatagatagatagatagatagatagatagatagatagatagatagctagatagatagaaatacatatatacatatataattgcatatatatggtGAGGTATATATGGTGAGGTATAtagtgaggaagagagacagatagagagagagagagacagatagagagagagcctgatagagagagagagacagagacaggggtCGAGTGTACTGTACTCTTACACTGAAGGAATGTTTGAGTGACCGGTATTGATTGTTACGTGATCCAAACTTTGAACGCCATGAAGATTGTTGTTTTTGACCTTTCCTTATATAGGTCCcttacataaaaaaacacccatatatatgcctgtgtgtgtgtgtatctgtgtctatgtctgtgcgggtgtgtgtgtgttggttgtgttCGCGTATATTcgcaagtatatacacacatattcacacgtacatgcatacacacccacacacacacgtataatatacatatttttttatttatttatttatttagtttcagctcacaagctgtggccatgctggggcaccgccatatatatatatatatacatacatatatcccccccacacacacatatatatatatgtgtatatatgtatatattaaacatacatcACGTGCACAGGTATACATCCCATTGTCAAGTAATATGTGtaactatataatatgtatatacacacacacacataaacttgcATACATAGCTACAAGCATATGCACATGCCtatgtacactcatacatgcgcacacacacatatacttacatacattcatagatacatacatacatgcatgcatgcatacaaacatacatacacacacacatacatacacacaaatacacacatactcacacacatacgcactcacatacacacacatacacacacacaagcacacacacacatacacacacatacacacacacaagcacacacacatacacacacatacacacacatacacacacatacacacatacacagacatacatacacacacatacatatacacatatacacacatacatacacacacatacacacacatacacacacataatacatacatacatacgtacatacatacatacatacatacatacatacatacatacatacatatatacatacatacatacatacatacatacatacatacatacatacatacatacatacatacatacatacatacccagagTAATACTGACGTTACATGCTCAGAAACATTTCTGATGGaactttttccaaaaaaaaaaacatctcagtTTTGCGGAAACGAGTAAATATGTCTTGTGTTTATTCGTTTCATTTTcttagaaagaaaagaacaacagaATCCTTCATGTGGAGAGCATTGTATaaagtaaatttaaaattaaatgagagagaaagggggagagagtaaGCGTGGAAGATCGATCGCGGTCTAGTTATGAAATGCTATATGCATgcgcgctcacacgcacacacagacgtacatatatatgtgtgtgtgtgtgtgtgtgtgtgaatatataaatatgcatatataaatatattgtgcgtatatatatatatatgtacatatatatatatatatatatatatatatatgtatatatatatatgtgtgtgtgtgtgtatgtatatatatatgtatatatatatatatatatatatgtatatagtcccCAATAAGGGAGTTAGAATACATTATttatcacacacgcgcgcacgcacacacatgcttgtatatataagtatataggccaatatatatatatataagtgtgtgtgtgtgtatgtacgtgtgtgtgtacgtgcgtgcgtgtgagcgcatgcttgtgtctgtgtttgtgtgtgtgtgtgtgtgcgtgtgtatgctagCCAGTATTCTCAATGAAtggaaattaaaacaaattcttcgtcacacacatacacacgcacgcacacacacccacacacgcgcacatacactgaACGAAATAACATAAATCAaagtattattaaataaatagtaatatttttttttaaataaacaaacaaataatattcTACAAATAACTGATTAAAAGTAAGtactataaatacatagataacatTTAAGTTCAGATAAGaaattcaattaatatttatttttatttatatatttattcattcccGATTAAACTAAAATTTATGTCCGAAtttgaatgaagaagaaaaatgaggaaTCTGCTAAAAATTGGCGGAATGATTCCGTAACATTAAAGAAATCGGATCAATAAGCAATAGCCAGCACAAAGAGAATACAAAGACTcagaaaatagagaagaaaatcacatttttttcatctttttttatcgtttctgtgt is part of the Octopus sinensis linkage group LG8, ASM634580v1, whole genome shotgun sequence genome and harbors:
- the LOC115214823 gene encoding histone-lysine N-methyltransferase SETMAR-like, which encodes MKWKHSGSPSTKKIKTQSSAGKVANKLKPAIRTKHRSLLLKKVLLLHENARPRTAAQTVETANHLGFEALEHPVSSPDLGPSNYHRFGSLNDGFRGHRFPTDNDAKEAVHKWLHDQPKTFFLEGKRELVDRWTKCIEKEGDHIER